A stretch of DNA from Pontiella agarivorans:
CCTTGGCTGCGGCGACTTTATCACCGCCCATGGTATCAATAACCGTTTTCAGATATTCTTTTTCTTTGGCGCGCAGGAAGGCTTTGAGGGATTTCCCTTTTTCAAATCCCCCGGTCAGTGCTGCTTTTTGCTGCGCGGCGGGATTTTCCTCGTAGGAGACAATGAGTTTTGAGGGCAGGGTCTCCTTGGTGATTTTTCCGTCGTGAAGGAAGGTCAGGCAATGCTGGATCACGTTCTGCAGTTCGCGGACGTTGCCAGGCCAGCTGTAGCTTTGGAGAATGCCGAGTACGGTATTGTCCATGGCGGGGAATTCTTCCCCGGGTTCCAGTTCATGACTGATGAAATGCTGGGCCAGCGGAAGTACATCCTCCGGGCGTGTTTTCAGTGGGGGAATATCAATGGAAATGACGCTGAGGCGGTAAAACAGGTCTTCGCGGAAGGTGCCTTCTTTTACCATGTTTTCCAGATTGCGGTTTGATGCGGCCAGAATGCGGACATCGACATCGAATTCTTCGGTTCCACCCACTTTTCGGATTTTCTTGTTCTGGATGGCACGGAGCAGCTTGGACTGCAGGCTGTGTGGGATGGAGTTGATTTCGTCGAGGAAGAGGGTGCCTCCCCGGGCTGCCTCAAACAGGCCTTTTTTGTCAGCATTGGCTCCGGTGAATGCCCCTCTGGTATGGCCGAAGAGTTCGGATTCAATCAGAGTCTCGGGCAGTGCGGCACAGTTAACGGGAAGGAAAGGCCCTTCAGAACGGGCGCTGAAACTGTGAACAGCTTCGGCGACCAGCTCTTTGCCGGTTCCGCTTTCCCCGGAGATCATGATGGTGGTTTTGGTGGGGGCAACGCGTTTGATCATTTCGCATACATTGATCATCTGTTCGCTCTCGGCGACAATGTTGCCGAAATATTTTTTGGCTTCGATGTGTCCGTCGCCGCCGATCTGTTCGGAGAGCGATTTCTGGTATTCCAGCGCTCGTTTTACCGTTTCGAGCAGTTCATCGATTTTGAAGGGTTTGGGGATGTAGTCGAAGGCTCCTTCCTTCATGGCTTCAACCGCCGTGGCCACTGTGGCGTAGGCGGTCAGCATAATTGCGCCGACATGGGGGCGAAGCTGACGGGTGCGCTTGAGCAGTTGCATGCCATCGACCGGTTCCATTTTTATGTCGGAAATCAGGAGATCAAACTGCTCGGATTTAAGGAGTTTTTCAGCCACGCCACCATGTTCGGCCAGCTGCACTTCGTACCCCTTGGAAAGAAGGATTTTGTTCAACAAACTTAAAATCGTCGGATCATCATCCGCAATAAGAATTTTGGCCATAGTACAACCTCTCCCTAAATGTGTTCAGTTGTTCTATATAACCCTTATTTTTATTCGGTGAGCAAGCCTAATGATGAATAGAAGACTTGATGGGGTACACGGATGACGAGGGGGCTGAAAATAAAAACGCCGGCGGACATTTTTACGTCGACCGGCGTTTGCGGGGGAGGAGGAGGTCGGCGGTTTTACATGACCACTTCACTCATTTTGAAGATGGGAAGGAACATGGCCACCACGATGGTGCCGATGATGCCCCCGATGAAAACCATGAGCAGCGGTTCAATCATGGATGTGAGACCCGATACCATGGTCTCCACCTCGCTGTCATAAAACTCTGAGACTTTATCCATCATTTCATCCACCTGACCGGTTTTTTCTCCGGCGGACAACATATGAACGAGCATGCGGGGGTAGAATTTATTGGGTTCCAGAGCCGCGGAGAGCGGTTGTCCTTCTTCGACGGTTTTTTTTGCGTCGAGCAGGGAATCGCCAATGACCCGGTTTCCGGTGGCCAGACCGACGATTTCCAGCGATTCCATGATTTGGACGCCACTATGCAGGAGCTGAGAAAAGGTGGATGCAAAGCGGCTGATGGCGACCTTGGTTGCCAGTTCTCCAAGGATTGGAAAGCGCAATTTCATTTCGTCGATTTTGTAATGGCCCCGATCTGTTTTATAGACGTATTTAAACCCGTAAATGAGTCCGCACAGTACAGCCAGCGCAATATACCAGTAGGTGGTGAGCAGATTGCTGAAATCGAGCAGTTTCTGTGTGAGCCACGGAAGTTGCCCGCCGAAATCGGAGAACATTTCCGCGAAGACGGGGACAACAAACATGATCAGTGCGGTGGCGAGACCGATAGCCACCACCATGACGACGCTCGGGTACATCATGGCGGATTTAACCTTGGCTCGCAGTTTGTTACTGGCCTCAAGAAAGTCGGCAACACGGGCGCAGACATCCGGCAGAATACCGGCGACCTCGCCGGCGCGCATCATGCTGATATACAGCTCATCGAAAATGCTTGGATAGAAGACGAGTGCTTCGGAATACATGGACCCGCCTTCCACCCGTGCGCGGATGCCCTGAATGACCGGTCTGAAGTTCTTGTTGACCGTTTGCTGCTCCATGGCGGCGAGGGTTTGCACCAACGGCATGCCGGCGGAAAGCATGGCCGCGACCTGCCGGGTGAAGACCGAGAGTTCCTTGAGTCTGATTTTACGCGCCCCCCGCACGACCGGGAGGCTGCCCTGTGCTTTATTCAGATTTTTAGGCATGGAGTATTTCCTTAGTGTTCACTGGTTACGCGCATAATTTCTTCAATGGAGGTGAGTCCTTCACGGACACGATCCAGACCGGCTTCGCGCAACGTGCGCATGCCGTTTTCGACGCCGATCCGTTTAATCGCGTCGGCTTCGGAGTTGGTGAGAATGGTGTTGCGGAGGATATCGTCGATGAGCAGAATTTCCATGACGCCGCCGCGGCCTTTATAACCGATATTGTTGCATTTCGGGCAGCCGATACGTTCGTAGAACTGTACATCCTGCATGGTGGCGGGATCGATGCGGTTGCGCTTTAGGGTTTCAGTGGGGATATCCATTGGCTTTTTGCATACCGGGCAGAGTTTGCGGTACAGACGTTGGGCCTGGGTCAGCAGGAGCGATGAGGCCAGCATGAACGGCTCGATTCCCATATCCACCAAACGCGCAATGGCCCCGGCGGCATCATTTGTATGCAGGGTGCTGAGTACCATATGACCGGTAAGTGCCGCTTCAACGGCGATGGTGGCGGTCTCTTTATCGCGAATTTCCCCGACCATGACCACATCCGGGTCCTGACGCAGAATAGAACGAAGAGCCGAGGCAAAGGTTAATCCCACAGCGGGATTGATCTGCACCTGATTGATGCCTTCAAGCTGGTACTCCACCGGGTTTTCCGTGGTGATGATGTTGGTTCCGGTGTCATTGAGTTCCTGCAGGGCGGAGTAGAGGGTGGTGGTTTTTCCTGAACCGGTCGGGCCCGTAACGAGAATCATTCCGTACGGCTGTGCCAGTGCATACTCAAAGTTATCGAGCGAAAGCTGATCGAGATTCAGTGCTTCCAGACTCGGGACGAGGGCGCTTTTGTCGAGAATACGCATTACTATCTTTTCACCGTGAACGGTGGGTAGAATGCTCATGCGGATGTCAACTTCTTTGCCCAGGGCCTTGATTTTGAAGCGGCCGTCCTGCGGAATCCGCCGTTCGGCGATATCGAGTTGCGACATGATTTTCAGGCGCGAAATGATTGCGTTCTGGAGGTTTTTCGGCGGACTGGATGATTCATAGAGTACCCCATCGACGCGGTTGCGCAGCCGGACCGTTTTTTCCATCGGTTCAATATGAATGTCTGATGCGCCTTTCCGGAGCGCTTCAATAAGAATTGAATTCACAATGCGGATAACCGGAGCTTCGTCGGCATCGGCAGCGGCATCATCGAGACTTTCTCCCTCTAGACCATCCAGGCCAAGTTCAACGGCTCCTTCATCGACCATATCCTTCAGGAGGTCGTCCAGTCCCTGTTCCGGTTTTTTATCAACACTTTCCAGAAGCATTTCGATTTCGTTGCTGAGCGCCACCACAGGGATAAGTTCACACTGTGTTGAAATGGTAATGGTATCGCGTCCGATCAGGTCAAACGGATCGGCCATGGCAACGGTCAGCAAGTTGCCTGTTTTGGCTATGGGAAGGGCACGTAGATCCTGCCAGCGATGTTTATCCATTAGTTCGAGCAGGTCATGATCCAGTGTGAATCGGCTCAGGCTGATGGGGCGCAGATCCATGTATTCTGCAGTAGCCATGACCAGATCGGTCTCTGAAACGACGCCGTGTTTAACCAGCAGCTGCTCGAGTGGAACGTTGCTGTCTTGGGCCTCCTGTTCTGTAGCGGCAAAGACTTCCGGAGGAATCGGCCGCAGTGCCTTGAGACAATCTATAATATTTTTTGAATTCATGTTCCCATCCCGTAATTTTCCCTAACTGGCGGCAATATAAGCATTCAGCGTGCCGACCGCTGAAAAAAGCGGCGGTCAGCTATAAGATTTTTTTGAATTTTATTCCGGGGGTGTAAAAAACAAACGGAGGTAATTTGGGGTGATGCGGTGCTAAACAGGTGTTGTCCGTTATTTGGCGTGTATCCTGCTATTATCGCGGTTGGTTTTTTAACGGGAGAAAAGATGATGTCTGAAACATATGAAAATCTGGCGGACAGTATTGCCATGCTTGAGCAGATCCTTGAGGTGATGCCTCAGGATATTGATGCGCTGAAGACGCTCTATAATGCCAATCTTCAGAGTGGACTGGCCGATAAAGCCTTCGATTATCTGGGGCGTCTGGTGGATGTGGCAGCCAGCAACGGAGATCCTGATCTGTTCGCCTATCTGCAGTATGAACTGCCGCGGTTTGAGGAGTCGCACTCATCGGAAGCTGCGGCACAGCAGTCGCGTCTGAAAACGCTGATGGGGGTTCATAAAATCAACGAGGGAATTATCAGAGACCGGAAAGCTCTGGCCGACGAACGTGAGCGTTCGCGGGGGGCTGCTGGTGACATAGATGTGACGGAAGAGCTGACGCTGGCCTGGCGGCTCTATGAAGAGGATCAGCTCTCGCAGGAAGAGTACTCGGCCGTGTTGCACGATCTTACCGAGATTTCTCAGAAGGATCTGGAGGTTCCGGCTACAGTATTGCATGTGCTGAGCGATCGTGGATTTCTCAATGTTTCACGGATTCTGGCCTATATGGCTGAGCGCTCCGGATCTCCGTTCATTAAGTTGACGAATTTTGAACTCCCGGAAGATGCGGGTGATTTGTTGCCTATAGCGTATGCCGCACGGGAAGGGGCTATCGCTTTCGGAACAGTTGGGGACTGTTTGCAGGTGGCGGTGCTGAATCCGTTCAACGGTAAACTGCTCGACCGGATTGAAAAAGAGTGTGGACGAAAATGCCACTCTTTTCTTGTGGAGGCTGCAGACTATGATCATACGCTGGAAAAGTTGCGCTCGTATGAAAAGGCGGCCGATTAATTGTGAACGTCCACGATGAGGCTGTTGGTTTCTCCTGAAAATTCAACCAGAACATCGTGCTCGCGGATTTCAATTATTTTGACTTTGCCGTTGATGATCTGACCGGGCTGATACTGATGGCCGTTGATGATGGCGAAAGCGCCACTGCCGTCCGGTCGCCTGCCGTGGCCGGTCAGACTGAGTTTCGGCCAGCGTATGTTGCCGTCCGTTTTTCCGAAGAGCGAAAAACTGCTTCCGTTGCCTGTTTCTGCGTCATCCGGAGGGGTGGTGGAGTGGGCGGTGAGTGTCTTAAGAAAAGACAATGCTTGTCCGGTCTCGCCTGGTATGGCCGGTTTTTCGGTGACTGAAGAGCCGGTCGATTCGTTTTGCTGCAGGGTGGCATAGTAAATCATCATAACCGCAGTGAGCATAAGTACTGCAATCATAAGCACCATGGTAATCACCATCACTGCCGGTCTGACGGGGCGCTTCTCGCCGGCAACGCGTTCGTCGGGTGTGGATAGTCCGCTGCTCATATTGCTCACAATCTGACCTCTGTTGGTTGCCGTTGCTATAAAAAGATAATGCTTAATATCATTGGTAAATCAAACTCTTATTAGCAAGAGGTAAATTGTGGGATGGTTTTGGTATAGATACTGCTTTTCTGTTCAGTATGTCAGGTCGGGGAGGCGCTGAGCAGGGGTTGTTCAGGCCACCGGATGACAAGTGGAAGGAACCAGTAGACATGTTGAAAAAAATATTCAGCAAGGACCGCGAAGCATCGCGGTTTTCCGATTTGATCGGAGTTGATTTTTCTACGACCGCCACAAAGGTGGTCAGGCTGAAGAAGGGGCAGGAAGGACTTACGCTGATCGGGATGGATCTGCTGCCCGCCGTTAAGATTGCAGGTCTGGAGTCTTCGCGGCTGCCGCTGCCGCGGAATCTGACAACGAACTACAGCTGCCTCTCCTATACGGGAGACCGGGCGGTGGTTAGGATGTTCAGTGCGCATATCAACGAGGACCAGGATCGACCGGATGATCAGAAAATCCGTGCTCAACTGAATGTGGCCGACGATTTCCGCGTTTCGGTTCAGTTGATCAAACGCGGGCGGGGTCGACAGGATTCAACATTTCTGGCGGCGGCGATTCCGGAAGCTGATGCTGAGCAAATGCTTGGGATATTTTCGTCCGGACCTCCGGCACCGGCCTCGTTAGAAATTGCCGGCCTTTCCTTCATCAACGCCTTTCTACATGCAAAAGGGAAGGAGTGCGAGGAAGCAACCGTGTGTCTTCTGGAAACCGGAGAAACCATCAGTTATTTTGCTTTTCTGACGAATGGCGCAATTACACTGGTGGGGAAGCTTCCGTTCGGAGCCAAGCAACTTCGCGAGCAGGTGGCCGAAGATCTTGGCCTGGAGGAAGAGCTGGCTGCGTCCATTCTCGATGATGCCTCCATCAATATTTCATCTTCGGTTGCAGCTGCCATTGGGCCCCAGATGAAACAGCTTTCCATCTCAAAAGATTTTATCGAACGTCATCAGGGCAGCCGGATCTCCAGAGTTTATCTTTCCGGCGGGCTCAGTCTGCTGGGCAGTTGGGGGGCGGAGGTCGGCAGGCTTCTTCATGCCAAGGTCGAGGTCTGGAATCCTCTGGAGAATATCCAATTCGATCCCAACCTGATCGATAGCACGGTGGTACAGCAGTCAACACGTTTTGCGGCGGCAATTGGTGCTGCGATCGGGGGGATAGAATAAAATGAAATATCCACGTGTAAACCTGATCAAAAAAAACGAGCAGCGTTACCAGGGCATCGTCAGCCGTAATTTTATTCTGCTTATCGGCATTGGAACGCCGTTGATTATCATCGCCCTCATTGCCGTCACTTTGCTTATGCAACATTTAAGTGTACAGTCACAGCTTGCATCAAGCAAAGCGGTCTGGGAAACATTCGAACCGAGAATTAAAGCATTCCGGAAAGAAAAGGCCGGCTTGATAACCACCGGAAAAATCATGGGACTTTTTGAAGGGTGGGAGCAATCACAAACCTCCATCGTTGATCTCATGGATGATGTTCAGGTATGCGTGCCTTCGAATGTTCAGTTCTCCCGGATGTCGATTCTTTCAGGCAAAAAATCAACGATTTTCAAAAATGCAGATGAGCTAAAACTGCATTACAGCCTCACGATTGACGGGGTAGCGGTTGGTGAGCAGGCTGAGAGCCAGGTTCTTCTGTTACAGCGCCAGTTGCAGGCCAGCCATCCGGTATCTTCCGTCTTTGATTCGCTGAAGCTGGCTTCAATGCGGAATAAGCTCAGGTCCGATAACACAGCCATGAGTGAATTTCGTCTTATTGCAACAGCCGGGGAAGGAGTGACGAAATGAATATCGACTTTTCTAACCTGAGCAAGGAGCAGAAGCAGTACCTATTACTGGGTATTTTCGGTATCGCCGCAGTGGGATATGGTCTGTTTATCGGACTATCCAAGGTGGGCGGTTCGCTCTCCGACACAAAAAATGAACTGGAAGATCTGAATGCGAAGATCGACAGGACAGAGCGGGAGCTGGGGCAACGGTCAAAAACACTCCGTGATTTTGAGCAGACCATCACCGTGCTCGAAAGTCACTTGGACAATCTTCCTCCAGAAGAAAACTATTACGCCTGGGCAACGGAAATTATTTATTCAAAAGGTCGAAGTGCCGGACTGCAGGTAGAGTCGGTTGATGAAGTCGTCACGGACTCTTCCACGGCTAAAAATATGAAGGATCCGGTCTACTTTGAAACCTATTCACTACGTATACTTGCACGTGGGGATTATGCGGCAACTAAGGCCTTCATCAACGATATTGAAAAGAATCATCCGTTGGTGCGATTTACCGGTATTGATATTAGCCGGGGCAGGGATCCTGAAAAGCATGCTGTTCAGCTATCCGTTCAATGGCCGCATAAACTGCAGCGTATAGCCGATCTATGGAAGGGTCAGCGTCGGAGTCCGGTTTCTGTGATTGCAGCGAAAGAACTCCGGCCGGAGCCGGTTTCTGCGCCCGTTCAGGCTGCCGTTCCGGTGCGAACTGTGGCTGAGGCGGAAGCGGAGCTGGGAGAGGTCGGCGGGCTAAAAGAGGCTGCAAATCCGCCGCCGGACTATACTCCTCCGGCTCCTGTTGTCTTGCGCAGAAAAACTGAACCCGAGGTAAAACCGGCCCCCGAACCGGACTCTGAAACGGTCGTGCCGAGCGTGACCCAAATGGAACCGAAAGAGGTTTCCGCCCCGGTGATTGTGAAAGCGGAATCGGAAGCGGTTCCGGCACTGGAGCCTGAAACGGTCGTGCCGAGCGTGACCCAAATGGAACCGAAAGAGGTTTCCGCCCCGGTGATTGTGAAAGCGGAATCGGAAGCGGTTCCGGCACTGGAGCCTGAAACAGCCGAGCCGAGCGTGACCCAAATGGAACCGAAAGAGGTTTCCGCCCCGGTGATTGTGAAAGCGGAACCGGAAGCGGTTCCTGCACTGGAGCCTGAAACAGTCGTGCCGAGCGTGACCCATATGGAACCGAAAGAGGTTTCCGTACCGGTAATTGTAAAAAACGAACTGGGACCAGGTCCGAATATGGCCGAGATCGATTCAAGGCCGGAGAACGATATCGCATCGTCCCCATCACCGGAGCCGGAAGTTGATGCGGGTGTAATGGTTGATCTTCGAAGTGCTACCGATAGGCTCGAATCGGGCAAGGCAGATGCGCAAAAGGAAAACCCTGCGGTTGATGACCAAATGGCGACATTACTGGCCTCGTTGGATTCGCGTGGAACAAAACCTGAAGAGGTCCCTGTTTTTATCGGTCCTGCTATGCCATCCGATGCCGAGGATTTGAAGAATTACGTCAATCAGCTAGCCGTTCAGTCCGAGTCCGCCGAAGCAGAAGAAAACGTGCAGCAAGAGACTGTCGTTGCTGAAATCCCGGAAGCTGCCGATCTGCCGGTCGTTTATGTGTCCAGTGGAAAAAGTGCCAGAATACTGGAAGACCTTTTAATGAGGGATGAACCCAAAGCTAGTAAAACGCTGGGTTCCTTCCTTGATGACATCGTGGAGGATATCAATGAAAGCCGTTAATAAATTCCGTAGGAGGAGGCGTATCGACCATCGCCTGATTCCAATGGTTGGAATTCTACTGCTGTGGGGGTTCAATGCAGCTGCGCAAACCAGGGCAATCAGTGGCACGAATGATGCTCCT
This window harbors:
- the pilM gene encoding pilus assembly protein PilM produces the protein MLKKIFSKDREASRFSDLIGVDFSTTATKVVRLKKGQEGLTLIGMDLLPAVKIAGLESSRLPLPRNLTTNYSCLSYTGDRAVVRMFSAHINEDQDRPDDQKIRAQLNVADDFRVSVQLIKRGRGRQDSTFLAAAIPEADAEQMLGIFSSGPPAPASLEIAGLSFINAFLHAKGKECEEATVCLLETGETISYFAFLTNGAITLVGKLPFGAKQLREQVAEDLGLEEELAASILDDASINISSSVAAAIGPQMKQLSISKDFIERHQGSRISRVYLSGGLSLLGSWGAEVGRLLHAKVEVWNPLENIQFDPNLIDSTVVQQSTRFAAAIGAAIGGIE
- a CDS encoding sigma-54-dependent transcriptional regulator translates to MAKILIADDDPTILSLLNKILLSKGYEVQLAEHGGVAEKLLKSEQFDLLISDIKMEPVDGMQLLKRTRQLRPHVGAIMLTAYATVATAVEAMKEGAFDYIPKPFKIDELLETVKRALEYQKSLSEQIGGDGHIEAKKYFGNIVAESEQMINVCEMIKRVAPTKTTIMISGESGTGKELVAEAVHSFSARSEGPFLPVNCAALPETLIESELFGHTRGAFTGANADKKGLFEAARGGTLFLDEINSIPHSLQSKLLRAIQNKKIRKVGGTEEFDVDVRILAASNRNLENMVKEGTFREDLFYRLSVISIDIPPLKTRPEDVLPLAQHFISHELEPGEEFPAMDNTVLGILQSYSWPGNVRELQNVIQHCLTFLHDGKITKETLPSKLIVSYEENPAAQQKAALTGGFEKGKSLKAFLRAKEKEYLKTVIDTMGGDKVAAAKELDISLATLYRKLPEEEQDS
- a CDS encoding GspE/PulE family protein, which codes for MNSKNIIDCLKALRPIPPEVFAATEQEAQDSNVPLEQLLVKHGVVSETDLVMATAEYMDLRPISLSRFTLDHDLLELMDKHRWQDLRALPIAKTGNLLTVAMADPFDLIGRDTITISTQCELIPVVALSNEIEMLLESVDKKPEQGLDDLLKDMVDEGAVELGLDGLEGESLDDAAADADEAPVIRIVNSILIEALRKGASDIHIEPMEKTVRLRNRVDGVLYESSSPPKNLQNAIISRLKIMSQLDIAERRIPQDGRFKIKALGKEVDIRMSILPTVHGEKIVMRILDKSALVPSLEALNLDQLSLDNFEYALAQPYGMILVTGPTGSGKTTTLYSALQELNDTGTNIITTENPVEYQLEGINQVQINPAVGLTFASALRSILRQDPDVVMVGEIRDKETATIAVEAALTGHMVLSTLHTNDAAGAIARLVDMGIEPFMLASSLLLTQAQRLYRKLCPVCKKPMDIPTETLKRNRIDPATMQDVQFYERIGCPKCNNIGYKGRGGVMEILLIDDILRNTILTNSEADAIKRIGVENGMRTLREAGLDRVREGLTSIEEIMRVTSEH
- a CDS encoding general secretion pathway protein GspB — translated: MSSGLSTPDERVAGEKRPVRPAVMVITMVLMIAVLMLTAVMMIYYATLQQNESTGSSVTEKPAIPGETGQALSFLKTLTAHSTTPPDDAETGNGSSFSLFGKTDGNIRWPKLSLTGHGRRPDGSGAFAIINGHQYQPGQIINGKVKIIEIREHDVLVEFSGETNSLIVDVHN
- a CDS encoding type II secretion system F family protein → MPKNLNKAQGSLPVVRGARKIRLKELSVFTRQVAAMLSAGMPLVQTLAAMEQQTVNKNFRPVIQGIRARVEGGSMYSEALVFYPSIFDELYISMMRAGEVAGILPDVCARVADFLEASNKLRAKVKSAMMYPSVVMVVAIGLATALIMFVVPVFAEMFSDFGGQLPWLTQKLLDFSNLLTTYWYIALAVLCGLIYGFKYVYKTDRGHYKIDEMKLRFPILGELATKVAISRFASTFSQLLHSGVQIMESLEIVGLATGNRVIGDSLLDAKKTVEEGQPLSAALEPNKFYPRMLVHMLSAGEKTGQVDEMMDKVSEFYDSEVETMVSGLTSMIEPLLMVFIGGIIGTIVVAMFLPIFKMSEVVM